CGGTCGCGCCGATCAACCCGCGGCTGATCTATTGCTCGATCTCTGCCTATGGTCGGACCGGTCCATTTGCCTCGCGGCCCGGCTTTGATCCCATCACCCAGGCCGAGAGCGGCTTCATGTCGCTGAATGGCTTTCCCGATGGCCCTCCGGTCCGGACTGGTCCGCCGATCGTCGACATGGCGACTGGGATGGCGGCCGGCAACGCCATTCTCCTTGCGCTGCTGGCACGGGAAAAACTGGGTCGCGGGCAGCACGTTGAAGTCGCGCTGTTCGATATTGCGATGGCCATGACCGGCTTCTATGGCATGGCCTATCTGATCAATGGCCGGAATCCCGGACGATTCGGCAATTCGCCGAGCGGTTCTCCCACCGTTGGAGTCTACGAAGCGTCTGACGGACCTCTCTACGTGGCCTGCGCCAATGACAGGCTCTACCGGCGCCTGGTCGTCGAGGTGCTCGATCGGCCTGACCTCATCACCGATCCTCGCTTTGCAACGCGGAAGGCACGATCCGAGAACAAGGAGGGGCTGCGCGCCGCCATTGCCGAGGTGTTTGCAGGCGATCGCCTCGAGACCTGGATGACGAAGATGAAACAGGCCAATATCCCTGTTGGTTATCTTCGCACCGTCGAGGAAGGCTTCAACGCGCCCGAGGCGCGAGAGCGACAACGGCTCAGCCGGATCCCGCACCCCACGGCGGGCTGGGTGCCTAACATCGAATCTCCGCTGTCCATGAACCTCACGCCCGCAGTTGAGCCCGTCGCGGCGCCGCTGTTGGGTGAGCACACCCGGGACGTCTTGCGCGAGACGCTTGGTTATGACGAGCGACGGCTCGCCGAGCTTGCGGAGAACGGCGCCTTCGGAGCCGGCCGGCGAACGGGGTAACCCTGCTGAACCCGGCCGCCGACATTGCATCATCTTGATTTGGCGGGGTTCCGGCCGCATAACAGTTGCGGAAACGAGGGACACGAATGGTGGCCGGCAATCCCATCTCAGGTGTGGCCCAGCCGGAGGCCGAGACCGGCGAGCGCGCCTATGCCGCGATGATCGGGCGCACCAAGGCGCTCGTTCCACAATTGCGCCAGCGTGCAGCGCGGACGGAGGAGCTTCGGCGCCTCCCGCCTGAAACCGAACAGGACCTTCATGACGCGGGCCTGTTCAGGATTCTTCAACCCAAGCGTTTCGGCGGATCGGAGCTTGACTACGTTGCGCTGATCGATTGTGCCGACCTGCTGGGGCAGGCAGACGCTTCGGTGGCCTGGAATTTTGCCAATCTGGCGAGCCACCACTGGATGCTCGGCATGTTCGAAGAGAAGGCCCAGACATTGGTCTGGGGCCACGATGCCAATGCCCTGATCGCGTCGTCGTTCATTTTCCCGGCCGGTCGTGCCCGGAAGACCGAAGGCGGCTATCGGCTGCACGGAAGCTGGCCGTTCTCCTCGGGCGTGGCGTCCTGCGAATGGAACATGCTTGCGAGCGTGGTCTATTCCGATGATGAGGCCGACGGCATCGAGTATCGCATCTTCTTGCTTCCCAAGAAGGACTACAAGATTCTCGACACGTGGAACGCGGCGGGACTACGCGGCACCGGTTCGAGCGACGTGGAAGTGAGGGATGCCTTTGTTCCCGACCACATGACGGTCGCCGTCGGTAATCTGGCGGGAGGTCCGACACCCGGGAGCGCGGCCAATCCCAATCCGCTCTATGCGCTGCCGGTATTTTCCTTGTTTCCATATGTTCTGTCCGGCGTTGCGCTCGGAAACGCGCAGGCGTGCCTGGATGACTATGTCGAGGTGGTGCGCCATCGCATATCCACCTACAACCGCGCCAAGCTGAGTGATTTCCAGAGCACCCAGATCAAGATAGCCGAAGCCTCCGCGAAGATCGACGCCGCGCGCTTGATCATGCGGTCG
This region of Bradyrhizobium sp. CCGUVB1N3 genomic DNA includes:
- a CDS encoding CaiB/BaiF CoA-transferase family protein produces the protein MFDQPQLPERLPRAGNGPTALDGLLVIDFTRVVAGPVCTQMLGDFGAEIIKIENPDGGDDTRAYEHAEIGGESAAFLSLNRNKRGIALDLAVPAARDVARELIRKADVVVENFSGGVMKKFGLDYDSVAPINPRLIYCSISAYGRTGPFASRPGFDPITQAESGFMSLNGFPDGPPVRTGPPIVDMATGMAAGNAILLALLAREKLGRGQHVEVALFDIAMAMTGFYGMAYLINGRNPGRFGNSPSGSPTVGVYEASDGPLYVACANDRLYRRLVVEVLDRPDLITDPRFATRKARSENKEGLRAAIAEVFAGDRLETWMTKMKQANIPVGYLRTVEEGFNAPEARERQRLSRIPHPTAGWVPNIESPLSMNLTPAVEPVAAPLLGEHTRDVLRETLGYDERRLAELAENGAFGAGRRTG
- a CDS encoding acyl-CoA dehydrogenase family protein produces the protein MVAGNPISGVAQPEAETGERAYAAMIGRTKALVPQLRQRAARTEELRRLPPETEQDLHDAGLFRILQPKRFGGSELDYVALIDCADLLGQADASVAWNFANLASHHWMLGMFEEKAQTLVWGHDANALIASSFIFPAGRARKTEGGYRLHGSWPFSSGVASCEWNMLASVVYSDDEADGIEYRIFLLPKKDYKILDTWNAAGLRGTGSSDVEVRDAFVPDHMTVAVGNLAGGPTPGSAANPNPLYALPVFSLFPYVLSGVALGNAQACLDDYVEVVRHRISTYNRAKLSDFQSTQIKIAEASAKIDAARLIMRSACAIAMEDARRSHVPSMAAKTKYRRDGAFSVNLCTEAVSMLFAASGARGLFTSGVLQRQFRDAHAINSHLAFNFDAAGTNYGRVALGLPSENLTL